One Kitasatospora sp. NBC_01287 DNA window includes the following coding sequences:
- a CDS encoding DUF3566 domain-containing protein — translation MSGTTGAAGGAAPGGAPYGGVPQPPAEHPAATTSLMSAMGPGGGYNPAPAQPPVPPGGGPNGYSPPTTYTKGQPTPARGTRVNSGAPQGGAAPRRPAPAAPAGAPAGVPGRTRRARLRVLKADPWSVMKVSFLLSLAIGIIMIVAVAVLWSTLDSLGVFSSVNNMLKDATGSGTGGASGGINLMDYIGFSKVLTYTALIAVVDVVLLTALCTLSAFIYNAAAGFTGGIELTLAEEE, via the coding sequence GTGAGTGGGACCACGGGTGCCGCGGGAGGTGCCGCGCCGGGCGGTGCGCCGTACGGAGGTGTACCGCAGCCGCCGGCCGAGCACCCGGCTGCCACCACCTCGCTGATGTCCGCGATGGGGCCGGGCGGCGGGTACAACCCGGCACCGGCCCAGCCGCCGGTGCCCCCCGGCGGCGGTCCGAACGGCTACTCGCCGCCGACCACCTACACCAAGGGCCAGCCGACCCCGGCCCGCGGCACCCGGGTCAACTCGGGCGCCCCGCAGGGCGGCGCCGCGCCGCGCCGGCCCGCGCCGGCGGCACCGGCCGGCGCGCCCGCCGGGGTGCCGGGCCGTACCCGCAGGGCCCGGCTGCGGGTGCTCAAGGCCGACCCCTGGTCGGTGATGAAGGTCAGCTTCCTGCTGTCGCTGGCCATCGGCATCATCATGATCGTGGCGGTCGCGGTGCTGTGGAGCACGCTGGACTCGCTCGGCGTCTTCAGCTCGGTGAACAACATGCTGAAGGACGCCACCGGCTCGGGCACGGGTGGCGCCAGCGGCGGAATCAACCTGATGGACTACATCGGCTTCAGCAAGGTGCTCACCTACACCGCGCTGATCGCGGTGGTGGACGTGGTGCTGCTGACCGCGCTCTGCACGCTGTCGGCCTTCATCTACAACGCGGCGGCCGGCTTCACCGGCGGCATCGAGCTGACCCTGGCCGAGGAGGAGTAG
- a CDS encoding cyclopropane-fatty-acyl-phospholipid synthase family protein has product MAQIASQLVGAAEELLGTRLPFRLQAWDGSVAGAAEAPVLLLRNRRALRRLLWAPGELGLARAYVSGDLDLGPGEDLYTVLAEVAHFVERPEVSALRLGPSDLTGPAGRRAVAVLARAGALGPRPALPPEEARPEGRLHSRRRDRASISHHYDVGNDFYRLVLGSSMVYSCAYWTPEGKSLEDAQFAKLDLICRKLGLRPGMRLLDVGCGWGSLVLHAAEHYGVSAVGVSISAEQVALARERVTRAGLADRVEIRLQDYREIPDGPYDAISSVGMAEHVGAEQYRVYGAALHDLLVPGGRLLNHQIARRPTRPGESYSSSPFIDRYVFPDGELAPVGSTVSLLEEAGFEVRDVEALREHYALTLREWVANLEAGWPQAVRLVGRGRARVWRLYMAASALAFEENRIGVNQVLAVRTTPRGASRLPATREQWLARPDRPGAESAKSPELHVAIARRNGGEEVDLGDRPSVR; this is encoded by the coding sequence ATGGCACAGATCGCATCGCAGCTGGTCGGCGCGGCGGAGGAGTTGCTCGGCACCCGGCTGCCGTTCCGGCTCCAGGCCTGGGACGGCTCGGTGGCGGGGGCAGCGGAGGCGCCGGTGCTGCTGCTGCGCAATCGCCGGGCGCTGCGCCGGCTGCTCTGGGCGCCCGGTGAGCTGGGCCTGGCCCGCGCCTACGTCTCGGGTGATCTGGACCTGGGCCCCGGCGAAGACCTGTACACCGTGCTGGCCGAGGTGGCGCACTTCGTCGAGCGCCCCGAGGTGAGCGCGCTGCGGCTCGGCCCGTCCGACCTGACCGGCCCGGCCGGGCGCCGGGCGGTCGCGGTGCTGGCCCGGGCCGGTGCGCTCGGCCCGCGGCCCGCGCTGCCGCCCGAGGAGGCCCGCCCCGAAGGCCGGCTGCACAGCCGCCGCCGCGACCGGGCCTCGATCAGTCACCACTACGACGTCGGCAACGACTTCTACCGCCTGGTGCTGGGCAGCTCGATGGTCTACTCCTGCGCCTACTGGACCCCCGAGGGCAAGAGCCTGGAGGACGCCCAGTTCGCCAAGCTCGACCTGATCTGCCGCAAGCTCGGCCTGCGCCCCGGGATGCGGCTGCTGGACGTCGGCTGCGGCTGGGGTTCGCTGGTGCTGCACGCGGCGGAGCACTACGGCGTCAGCGCGGTGGGGGTGAGCATCTCCGCCGAGCAGGTGGCACTGGCCCGTGAGCGGGTCACCCGGGCGGGTCTGGCCGACCGGGTGGAGATCCGGCTGCAGGACTACCGGGAGATCCCTGACGGCCCGTACGACGCCATCTCCAGCGTCGGGATGGCCGAGCACGTCGGGGCCGAGCAGTACCGGGTCTACGGGGCGGCCCTGCACGACCTGCTGGTCCCCGGCGGGCGGCTGCTCAACCACCAGATCGCCCGTCGGCCCACCCGCCCCGGCGAGAGCTACAGCAGCAGCCCGTTCATCGACCGCTACGTCTTCCCCGACGGCGAGCTGGCCCCGGTCGGCAGCACCGTCTCGCTGCTGGAGGAGGCCGGCTTCGAGGTCCGCGACGTCGAAGCCCTGCGCGAGCACTACGCGCTGACCCTGCGCGAGTGGGTGGCCAACCTGGAGGCCGGCTGGCCGCAGGCGGTGCGCCTGGTCGGTCGCGGCCGGGCCCGGGTCTGGCGGCTCTACATGGCCGCCTCGGCGCTGGCCTTCGAGGAGAACCGGATCGGGGTCAACCAGGTGCTGGCCGTGCGCACCACCCCGCGCGGCGCCAGCCGGCTGCCGGCCACCCGCGAGCAGTGGCTGGCCCGCCCCGACCGACCGGGCGCGGAGTCGGCCAAGTCCCCTGAGCTGCACGTTGCGATCGCGCGGCGCAACGGGGGCGAGGAGGTGGATTTGGGAGATCGGCCATCGGTCCGCTAA
- a CDS encoding protein phosphatase 2C domain-containing protein, with protein sequence MRVGYVSQAAPGAAVNEDFVLAGEDFVVVLDGATRSAPETGCAHDVAWVTRRLGVALGRLLVEEPGLTLTRTLALAIERVRRLHGAGCDLDHPDSPSATVALLRRRGEWLEHLVLADSPVLIELTDGRLEAVLDDRVDQLPAYDLATVARLRNAPGGFWVAGARVAAAEQALTGAHPVSSVTRFAVLTDGVSRLVERYGWSWRQLLDLLDEQGPDSAVRAVRAAELADPPGRFRGKRHDDATVAFGRLGPVG encoded by the coding sequence GTGCGGGTCGGATACGTGTCCCAGGCGGCGCCCGGCGCGGCGGTCAACGAGGACTTCGTGCTGGCGGGCGAGGACTTCGTGGTGGTGCTGGACGGGGCCACCCGCAGCGCGCCGGAGACCGGCTGCGCACACGATGTGGCCTGGGTCACCCGGCGGCTGGGGGTCGCGCTCGGCCGGCTGCTGGTGGAGGAGCCCGGACTCACCCTGACCAGGACGCTGGCGCTGGCGATCGAGCGGGTCAGGCGCCTGCACGGGGCGGGGTGTGACCTCGACCACCCCGACAGCCCCTCGGCGACCGTGGCCCTGCTGCGCCGGCGCGGTGAGTGGCTGGAGCACCTGGTGCTCGCCGACTCGCCGGTGCTGATCGAGCTGACGGACGGTCGGCTGGAGGCGGTGCTCGACGACCGGGTCGACCAGCTGCCCGCCTACGACCTGGCGACCGTGGCCCGGCTGCGCAACGCGCCCGGCGGGTTCTGGGTGGCCGGCGCCCGGGTGGCGGCCGCCGAGCAGGCGCTGACCGGCGCGCACCCGGTGTCCTCGGTGACCCGCTTCGCGGTGCTCACCGACGGGGTCTCGCGCCTGGTGGAGCGCTACGGCTGGTCCTGGCGGCAACTGCTGGACCTGCTGGACGAGCAGGGCCCGGACTCGGCCGTACGGGCGGTGCGGGCCGCCGAACTGGCCGATCCGCCGGGGCGCTTCCGGGGCAAGCGGCACGACGACGCCACGGTCGCCTTCGGCCGCCTCGGCCCGGTCGGCTGA
- a CDS encoding DLW-39 family protein, which translates to MKKLLLVALVALGGFFVYRQVQADRAEQDLWTEATDPIPAGR; encoded by the coding sequence GTGAAGAAGCTCCTCCTGGTCGCCCTGGTCGCCCTCGGCGGCTTCTTTGTCTACCGTCAGGTCCAGGCCGATCGTGCCGAGCAGGACCTGTGGACCGAGGCCACCGACCCGATCCCGGCCGGCCGCTGA
- a CDS encoding DUF5324 family protein, which yields MTRLDTARETAGKTLDSLAPYAATAKDTAAHYAEEARQRLGPRIEAAAGQARTGTAQAAQQARVGYVRHVAPRVEHAFTSLPPKAQENALRAVHRAQEAALSAKHSADRAAEHTRSSTLPRLGEALDSARAGAAPAVQQAQSRGAAALTVLQGQVSAEQVSKLAAKNARKAERSTLATALAVIGAVAVGSGVVIWAWCRKHSEPEWLIEPPEVQGPPSSVHPVGGGATAATAPVNGSGPAAAADRPAPGPPDAPHPDDDDRPKPHDPRKPH from the coding sequence GTGACCCGCTTGGACACCGCACGAGAGACGGCCGGCAAGACCCTGGACTCGCTGGCGCCCTATGCCGCCACCGCCAAGGACACCGCCGCGCACTACGCGGAGGAGGCCCGCCAGCGGCTCGGCCCGCGCATCGAGGCGGCCGCCGGCCAGGCCAGGACCGGCACCGCGCAGGCCGCCCAGCAGGCCCGGGTCGGCTATGTGCGGCACGTCGCCCCGCGCGTCGAGCACGCCTTCACCTCGCTGCCGCCCAAGGCCCAGGAGAACGCCCTGCGGGCCGTGCACCGGGCCCAGGAGGCCGCGCTGAGTGCCAAGCACTCCGCTGACCGGGCGGCCGAGCACACCCGCAGCAGCACGTTGCCCCGGTTGGGCGAGGCGCTCGACAGTGCGCGGGCCGGGGCCGCCCCGGCCGTCCAGCAGGCGCAGAGCCGCGGCGCGGCCGCGCTGACCGTGCTGCAGGGCCAGGTGAGCGCCGAACAGGTCAGCAAGCTCGCCGCGAAGAACGCCCGCAAGGCCGAGCGGAGCACACTGGCCACCGCGCTCGCGGTGATCGGCGCGGTGGCCGTCGGCAGCGGCGTGGTGATCTGGGCCTGGTGCCGCAAGCACAGTGAGCCGGAGTGGCTGATCGAGCCGCCCGAGGTGCAGGGCCCGCCGAGCAGCGTGCACCCGGTCGGTGGCGGTGCCACCGCAGCGACCGCGCCGGTGAACGGCTCCGGCCCCGCCGCCGCCGCTGACCGGCCCGCCCCCGGGCCGCCCGACGCACCGCACCCCGACGACGACGACCGCCCCAAGCCGCACGACCCGCGCAAACCGCACTGA
- a CDS encoding rhomboid family intramembrane serine protease, whose product MVQDEAAHGAYTLPRCYRHPDQETGVSCSRCGRPICPQCMVDASVGFHCPECVRGAEGQPPTRAATTRFGGRLTGDGALVTKILIGINLAVFVVAAYLDKPLAGQWELLSYVSPQTGTAYGVAAGPDQWYRLLTATFLHVQPFHVGSNMLALWWMGPTLERVLGRLRFTALYLVSGLAGSALVYLVAGQAVASLGASGAIFGVFGATAVLFRAARQPLGPVIALIVFNLVITFSVPGIDWRAHVGGLVAGVLTGIGMMHAPRANRNLVQAGTVVLMLAGVLAMVLVESARLTG is encoded by the coding sequence ATGGTCCAGGACGAGGCCGCGCACGGCGCGTACACCCTGCCGCGCTGCTACCGGCACCCCGACCAGGAGACCGGGGTCAGCTGCTCGCGCTGCGGACGCCCGATCTGCCCGCAGTGCATGGTCGACGCCTCGGTCGGCTTCCACTGCCCGGAGTGCGTGCGCGGCGCCGAGGGGCAGCCGCCCACCCGGGCGGCGACCACCCGCTTCGGCGGCCGCCTCACCGGGGACGGTGCGCTGGTCACCAAGATCCTGATCGGGATCAACCTGGCGGTCTTCGTGGTCGCCGCCTACCTGGACAAGCCGCTTGCCGGCCAGTGGGAGTTGCTCAGCTACGTCTCGCCGCAGACCGGCACGGCCTACGGCGTGGCCGCCGGGCCCGACCAGTGGTACCGGCTGCTGACCGCGACCTTCCTGCACGTGCAGCCCTTCCACGTGGGCTCCAACATGCTGGCGCTCTGGTGGATGGGGCCGACTCTGGAGCGGGTGCTCGGGCGGCTCCGGTTCACCGCGCTCTACCTGGTCTCGGGCCTGGCCGGCAGCGCGCTGGTCTACCTGGTCGCGGGGCAGGCCGTGGCCTCGCTGGGCGCCTCCGGGGCGATCTTCGGCGTCTTCGGCGCGACCGCGGTGCTCTTCCGGGCGGCGCGGCAGCCGCTGGGTCCGGTGATCGCGCTGATCGTCTTCAACCTGGTGATCACCTTCTCGGTGCCGGGGATCGACTGGCGCGCGCACGTCGGCGGACTGGTGGCGGGCGTGCTGACCGGGATCGGGATGATGCACGCGCCGCGGGCCAACCGGAACCTGGTGCAGGCCGGCACGGTGGTGCTGATGCTGGCCGGGGTGCTGGCGATGGTCCTGGTGGAGTCGGCGCGTCTGACCGGCTGA
- the crgA gene encoding cell division protein CrgA has product MPKSRLRKKSDYTPPVTATAVKLNAGRNWVAPVMLALFLIGLIWIVTYYVTSSSYPVHAWGNWNILVGFGFIAGGFGVSTQWK; this is encoded by the coding sequence GTGCCGAAGTCTCGACTCCGCAAGAAGTCCGACTACACCCCGCCGGTCACCGCGACCGCAGTCAAGCTCAACGCCGGGCGCAACTGGGTGGCCCCGGTGATGCTCGCGCTGTTCCTGATCGGGCTGATCTGGATCGTCACCTACTACGTGACGAGCAGCAGCTATCCGGTGCACGCCTGGGGCAACTGGAACATCCTGGTCGGTTTCGGCTTCATCGCGGGTGGGTTCGGCGTCTCCACCCAGTGGAAGTAA
- a CDS encoding DUF881 domain-containing protein: MVGRALTCGVFALAGVLFYVSAHAAHGIDLRTDDSLLRLSDVIQQRSDQNRQTQSELAQLQQRADQLAGQQGRTPADSDRLSALQQQVGLDPLQGQGLTVTLNDAPPDATARIPGVPEPGVNDLVIHQQDIQAVVNALWRGGAGGVQVMDQRLIATSAVRCVGNTLLLQGRVYSPPYVIRAVGRTADLHAAVDADPSIRNYLQYVTAYGLGWKVQENSELTLPGYTGSTDLNAASAQPAGQ; the protein is encoded by the coding sequence ATTGTCGGCCGTGCCCTGACCTGCGGCGTCTTCGCACTCGCCGGAGTGCTCTTCTACGTGAGCGCGCACGCGGCGCACGGCATCGACCTGCGCACCGACGACTCGCTGCTGCGGCTCAGCGACGTGATACAGCAGCGCAGCGACCAGAACCGGCAGACCCAGTCCGAACTCGCCCAACTGCAGCAGCGCGCCGACCAGCTCGCCGGGCAGCAGGGGCGCACGCCCGCGGACAGCGACCGGCTGAGCGCCCTGCAGCAGCAGGTGGGCCTGGACCCGCTGCAGGGTCAGGGCCTGACCGTCACGCTCAACGACGCGCCGCCGGACGCCACCGCCCGGATCCCCGGGGTGCCCGAGCCCGGCGTCAACGACCTGGTGATCCACCAGCAGGACATCCAGGCGGTGGTCAACGCGCTGTGGCGCGGCGGGGCGGGCGGCGTGCAGGTGATGGACCAGCGCCTGATCGCCACCAGCGCGGTGCGCTGCGTCGGCAACACCCTGCTGCTGCAGGGCCGGGTCTACTCGCCGCCCTACGTGATCCGGGCGGTCGGCCGGACGGCCGACCTGCACGCCGCCGTCGACGCGGACCCCTCGATTCGCAACTACCTGCAGTACGTCACGGCGTACGGGCTCGGCTGGAAGGTGCAGGAGAACAGCGAGCTCACCCTGCCCGGCTACACCGGCAGCACCGACCTGAACGCCGCGTCGGCCCAGCCCGCCGGCCAGTAG
- a CDS encoding aminodeoxychorismate/anthranilate synthase component II, whose protein sequence is MASPDTAPRILVVDNYDSFVFNLVQYLYQLGATCEVVRNDELTVDRAVPREGGLGYDGVLLSPGPGAPEEAGVCIEMVRHCAAIGLPLFGVCLGLQSIAVAYGAVVGRAPELLHGKTSLVEHEDGGVFAGLPSPMTATRYHSLAVEPATVPDELVVTARTGSGVIMGLRHRELLVEGVQFHPESVLTEGGHRMLANWLAECGDPEAVGRSAGLAPVIGRG, encoded by the coding sequence ATGGCCTCGCCCGACACTGCGCCGCGGATCCTCGTGGTGGACAACTACGACAGCTTCGTCTTCAACCTGGTGCAGTACCTCTACCAGCTGGGCGCGACCTGCGAAGTCGTCCGCAACGACGAGTTGACGGTCGATCGGGCCGTGCCCCGCGAAGGCGGGCTCGGCTACGACGGGGTGCTGCTCTCCCCCGGCCCCGGCGCACCCGAGGAGGCCGGTGTCTGCATCGAGATGGTGCGGCACTGCGCGGCGATCGGGCTGCCGCTGTTCGGCGTCTGCCTGGGCCTGCAGTCCATCGCGGTGGCCTACGGCGCGGTGGTCGGGCGCGCTCCCGAGCTGCTGCACGGCAAGACCTCGCTGGTCGAGCACGAGGACGGCGGGGTCTTCGCCGGCCTGCCCTCGCCGATGACCGCCACCCGGTACCACTCGCTGGCCGTCGAGCCCGCCACCGTGCCGGACGAGCTGGTGGTCACCGCGCGCACCGGGAGCGGTGTCATCATGGGCCTGCGGCACCGGGAACTGCTCGTCGAAGGCGTGCAGTTCCACCCAGAGTCGGTGCTCACCGAGGGAGGGCACCGGATGCTGGCCAACTGGCTCGCCGAGTGCGGTGACCCGGAGGCGGTCGGCCGTTCGGCGGGCCTCGCCCCGGTGATCGGCCGGGGCTGA
- a CDS encoding class E sortase, translated as MTAVRPEGRQDAYPGYGQQAGDHGTPGYGAAGHQAPGGGTPRYGAPEPDAWGVYDPAQSDEQPAYPWLADQTLQLRTISVAPETGADAPSAAAERRRAPGRVSMRSGSGRRRATGRRSGAVRPKESKRVLAARAVGELCITLGLVMLLFVAYQLWWTNVQADASANSTRNQLEQQWNNPTVAPQSPAPGQSAAAAPTFAPGKGFAIIHVPKIGLTDPIAEGTDTTTVLDHGLVGHYTGTAMPSDASGNFAVAGHRTTHGQPFNKLAELSPGDKIVVETQTTYYTYEVEGGIPETKPNNVAVLNPIPNGSPFTQAGRYITMTTCTPEYSARGRLIVFGKMVDERPRSQGLPPALTNG; from the coding sequence GTGACGGCGGTGCGCCCGGAGGGGCGCCAGGACGCGTACCCGGGGTACGGGCAGCAGGCGGGCGACCACGGCACGCCGGGATACGGCGCTGCCGGACACCAGGCGCCCGGCGGCGGGACACCGCGCTACGGCGCGCCGGAGCCGGACGCCTGGGGCGTCTACGACCCCGCGCAGTCGGACGAGCAGCCCGCCTACCCGTGGCTGGCCGACCAGACGCTGCAGCTGCGCACGATATCGGTGGCTCCGGAGACCGGTGCTGACGCTCCGTCGGCAGCGGCCGAGCGCCGCCGAGCGCCCGGCCGGGTCTCGATGCGCTCGGGCAGCGGCCGCCGCCGGGCGACCGGTCGCCGCTCGGGGGCGGTGCGGCCCAAGGAGTCCAAGCGGGTGCTCGCCGCCCGCGCGGTCGGCGAGCTGTGCATAACGCTCGGCCTGGTGATGCTGCTCTTCGTCGCGTACCAGCTCTGGTGGACCAACGTGCAGGCGGACGCGTCCGCGAACAGCACCCGCAACCAGCTCGAACAGCAGTGGAACAACCCCACGGTCGCCCCGCAGAGCCCGGCGCCCGGACAGTCCGCCGCGGCCGCGCCCACCTTCGCGCCGGGCAAGGGCTTCGCGATCATCCACGTCCCCAAGATCGGCCTGACCGACCCGATCGCCGAGGGCACCGACACCACGACGGTGCTCGACCACGGCCTGGTCGGCCACTACACCGGCACCGCGATGCCCTCCGACGCGAGCGGCAACTTCGCCGTGGCCGGCCACCGCACCACGCACGGCCAGCCGTTCAACAAGCTCGCCGAGCTCTCCCCCGGCGACAAGATCGTGGTCGAGACCCAGACCACCTACTACACCTACGAGGTGGAGGGCGGCATCCCCGAGACCAAGCCGAACAACGTCGCGGTGCTCAACCCGATCCCCAACGGCTCACCGTTCACCCAAGCGGGCCGCTACATCACGATGACCACCTGCACCCCCGAGTACAGTGCCCGTGGAAGGCTCATCGTCTTCGGCAAGATGGTGGACGAGCGGCCGCGCAGCCAGGGGCTGCCCCCGGCGCTGACGAACGGTTAG
- a CDS encoding class E sortase produces MVLGLLGELLITAGLVLALFVGYSLWWTDLLADRQADRAGDQLRHSWSAPAAPAVPYGASDGVGFLHVPALGKDYQVLIKMGTSPEVLNQGVAGVYEEPYRAAMPWDPSGNFALAAHRDGHGAKFHDLDALDKGDAVVVETRDRWYVYRVDATLPETTKYDIGIIAAVPQSSGYTKPGRYITLTTCTPVYTSRYRMAVWGSLVRVDQVDAQRTPPAELRG; encoded by the coding sequence ATGGTGCTCGGGCTGCTGGGCGAGCTGCTGATCACGGCGGGTCTGGTGCTGGCGCTCTTCGTCGGCTACTCGCTCTGGTGGACCGACCTGCTGGCGGACCGGCAGGCGGACCGGGCCGGCGACCAGCTGCGGCACTCCTGGAGCGCCCCTGCGGCCCCCGCCGTGCCGTACGGGGCCAGTGACGGTGTCGGCTTCCTGCACGTCCCCGCGCTGGGCAAGGACTACCAGGTGCTGATCAAGATGGGCACCAGCCCGGAGGTGCTCAACCAGGGCGTCGCCGGGGTCTACGAGGAGCCCTACCGCGCGGCCATGCCCTGGGATCCGAGCGGCAACTTCGCCCTCGCGGCGCACCGGGACGGCCACGGCGCCAAGTTCCACGACCTCGACGCGCTCGACAAGGGCGACGCGGTGGTGGTGGAGACCCGGGACCGCTGGTACGTCTACCGGGTGGACGCCACGCTGCCCGAGACCACCAAGTACGACATCGGCATCATCGCCGCCGTCCCCCAGAGCTCGGGCTACACGAAGCCGGGGCGCTACATCACGCTGACCACCTGCACCCCGGTGTACACCTCGCGGTACCGGATGGCGGTCTGGGGCAGCCTGGTGCGGGTCGACCAGGTGGACGCGCAGCGCACCCCGCCGGCGGAGCTGCGGGGCTAG
- the pknB gene encoding Stk1 family PASTA domain-containing Ser/Thr kinase, whose translation MEEPRRLGGRYELGGVLGRGGMAEVYLAHDTRLGRSVAVKTLRADMARDPSFQARFRREAQSAASLNHPAIVAVYDTGEDYIDGISIPYIVMEYVEGSTLRELLHSGRRLLPERALEMTIGILQALEYSHRAGIVHRDIKPANVMLTRQGNVKVMDFGIARAMGDAGMTMTQTSAVIGTAQYLSPEQAKGETVDARSDLYSTGCLLYELLTVRPPFIGDSPVAVAYQHVREEAQPPSSYDPEVRPEVDAIVLKALAKERDYRYQSADEMRDDIERFLDGLPVAAAQQAAAYGMGGYGYDQNGYPVDDPYGQTSMLPPQGHGAAPTTMLPPVGQHGYQQGGPGYQGQGGYDDGYGAGNDGYEESPRGSRRREDPPKKSNTSWIILAIAAVLVLVGSFFVASAMFKGGGNSTASSTSQLTVPTLTGKSIADATTAAKAAGPKLTITQGDPIPCNNVAKDLVCQQNPAAGAQMANNGQITVQLSSGPGQSPVPSVTGQTADAATQALTAAGFQVSTQYANDDTVPQNSVISQSPSSGSQAAPNSSVTITLSQGPGKIAVSNVVGQTTAAAVQALQQLGFTSIDSTSKTVPVTDPTSQTVGTVASQTPQAGSKAAKGAQITLTIYVAPQKVNVPIVVGKTYKDAFAALSALHLNPVVGSGPQDDNALVTGSNPPAGTAVDPNTTVQLTTTAPTPTKGSPIGGAFGSPPFSFPPGQTSPGGGNGNNGGN comes from the coding sequence ATGGAAGAGCCTCGTCGCCTCGGCGGCAGGTACGAGCTCGGCGGCGTCCTAGGACGCGGTGGCATGGCCGAGGTCTACCTCGCCCATGACACCCGGCTCGGCCGATCCGTAGCGGTGAAGACGCTCCGGGCCGACATGGCCAGGGACCCGTCCTTCCAGGCCCGCTTCCGCCGCGAAGCCCAGTCCGCGGCCTCGCTGAACCACCCCGCGATCGTCGCCGTGTACGACACCGGCGAGGACTACATCGACGGCATCTCCATCCCGTACATCGTGATGGAGTACGTCGAGGGGTCCACGCTGCGCGAACTGCTGCACTCCGGGCGCAGGCTGCTGCCCGAGCGCGCGCTCGAAATGACCATCGGCATCCTGCAGGCCCTGGAGTACTCGCACCGGGCCGGCATCGTGCACCGCGACATCAAGCCCGCCAACGTGATGCTCACCCGGCAGGGCAACGTCAAGGTGATGGACTTCGGCATCGCGCGCGCCATGGGCGACGCCGGCATGACGATGACCCAGACCTCGGCCGTGATCGGCACCGCGCAGTACCTCTCGCCCGAGCAGGCCAAGGGCGAGACGGTGGACGCGCGCTCCGACCTCTACTCCACCGGCTGCCTGCTGTACGAGCTGCTCACCGTGCGCCCGCCGTTCATCGGCGACTCGCCGGTCGCGGTGGCCTACCAGCACGTGCGCGAAGAGGCCCAGCCGCCGTCCAGCTACGACCCCGAGGTGCGGCCCGAGGTCGACGCGATCGTACTCAAGGCCCTGGCCAAGGAGCGCGACTACCGGTACCAGAGTGCCGACGAGATGCGCGACGACATCGAGCGCTTCCTCGACGGCCTCCCGGTGGCCGCCGCCCAGCAGGCCGCCGCGTACGGCATGGGCGGCTACGGCTACGACCAGAACGGCTACCCGGTCGACGACCCGTACGGCCAGACCAGCATGCTCCCGCCGCAGGGCCACGGCGCAGCGCCGACCACCATGCTCCCGCCGGTCGGCCAGCACGGCTACCAGCAGGGCGGCCCCGGCTACCAGGGCCAGGGCGGCTACGACGACGGCTACGGCGCCGGCAACGACGGGTACGAGGAGAGCCCGCGCGGCAGCCGCCGCCGCGAGGACCCGCCGAAGAAGAGCAACACCTCCTGGATCATCCTCGCCATCGCCGCGGTGCTGGTCCTGGTCGGCTCCTTCTTCGTCGCCTCCGCGATGTTCAAGGGTGGCGGCAACAGCACCGCGAGCTCGACCAGCCAGCTCACCGTCCCCACGCTCACCGGCAAGAGCATCGCCGACGCCACCACCGCCGCGAAGGCCGCCGGCCCCAAGCTGACGATCACCCAGGGCGACCCGATCCCCTGCAACAACGTCGCCAAGGACCTGGTCTGCCAGCAGAACCCGGCGGCCGGCGCGCAGATGGCCAACAACGGCCAGATCACCGTCCAGCTCTCCAGCGGCCCCGGCCAGAGCCCGGTCCCCTCGGTCACCGGCCAGACCGCGGACGCCGCCACCCAGGCGCTGACCGCGGCCGGCTTCCAGGTCAGCACCCAGTACGCCAACGACGACACCGTCCCGCAGAACTCGGTGATCTCCCAGAGCCCGAGCAGCGGCAGCCAGGCCGCGCCGAACAGCTCGGTGACCATCACCCTCTCGCAGGGCCCGGGCAAGATCGCGGTCAGCAACGTGGTCGGCCAGACCACCGCCGCGGCCGTCCAGGCCCTGCAGCAGCTGGGCTTCACCTCGATCGACTCGACCTCGAAGACCGTCCCGGTCACCGACCCCACCAGCCAGACGGTCGGCACCGTCGCCTCGCAGACCCCGCAGGCCGGCAGCAAGGCGGCCAAGGGCGCCCAGATCACCCTGACGATCTACGTGGCCCCGCAGAAGGTCAACGTGCCGATCGTGGTCGGCAAGACCTACAAGGACGCCTTCGCCGCGCTGAGCGCGCTGCACCTGAACCCGGTCGTGGGCTCCGGCCCGCAGGACGACAACGCGCTGGTGACCGGCAGCAACCCGCCGGCCGGCACCGCGGTCGACCCGAACACCACGGTCCAGCTCACCACCACGGCGCCCACCCCGACCAAAGGGAGTCCCATCGGCGGCGCCTTCGGCTCCCCGCCCTTCTCCTTCCCCCCCGGGCAGACATCCCCGGGCGGGGGCAACGGGAACAACGGCGGCAACTGA